The following coding sequences are from one Mesorhizobium onobrychidis window:
- a CDS encoding BolA family protein: protein MSIQSTMEGKLKKAFSPERLVIINESHLHAGHHHQDSDHHGTYDGTGETHFRVRIVSSAFAGMSRIERHRAVNALLAEELKAGVHALAIEPAAPDEKTRW, encoded by the coding sequence ATGTCCATACAGTCAACGATGGAAGGCAAGTTGAAGAAGGCGTTCTCGCCGGAGCGACTGGTCATCATCAACGAAAGCCATCTGCATGCCGGCCATCACCATCAGGACTCCGATCATCACGGCACCTATGACGGCACCGGCGAGACGCATTTCCGCGTCCGCATCGTCTCCTCGGCCTTTGCCGGCATGAGCCGCATCGAGCGCCACCGCGCGGTCAACGCATTGCTGGCCGAGGAGCTGAAGGCTGGTGTCCACGCGCTGGCGATCGAGCCGGCCGCGCCGGACGAAAAGACGCGCTGGTAA
- a CDS encoding spermidine synthase codes for MIPWVQLDTAKTPDGDHELRLKQRGTEFSIMLGSNELMNSRLSGSEEALARLSCQRIAGRSQPKILIGGLGMGFTLRAALAELGADAGVVVAELVPAVVAWARGPMAAVFGGCLDDPRLTVREMDVGQLIRSEASAWDAILLDVDNGPEGIVHKANEALYSIAGLISARAALKPGGVLAVWSQGPDSGFTRRLRQAGFAVEEVKVRANGKRGARHVIWIATSGPRPAATGAKL; via the coding sequence ATGATCCCATGGGTCCAGCTCGATACCGCGAAAACGCCTGACGGCGACCACGAGCTTCGCCTGAAACAACGCGGCACCGAATTCTCGATCATGCTCGGCTCGAACGAGCTGATGAACAGCCGCCTCAGCGGCTCCGAGGAAGCGCTGGCCAGGCTGTCCTGCCAAAGGATTGCCGGCCGTAGCCAGCCGAAAATCCTGATTGGCGGGTTGGGCATGGGTTTCACGCTGCGCGCCGCTCTCGCCGAGCTTGGCGCCGATGCCGGTGTCGTTGTCGCCGAGTTGGTGCCCGCCGTCGTGGCGTGGGCGCGCGGCCCGATGGCGGCGGTGTTCGGCGGCTGTCTCGACGATCCGCGCCTGACTGTTCGCGAAATGGACGTCGGGCAGCTCATACGATCGGAAGCCTCGGCCTGGGATGCCATCCTGCTCGACGTCGACAACGGTCCGGAAGGGATCGTCCACAAGGCCAACGAGGCTCTCTACAGTATAGCCGGGCTGATCAGCGCGAGAGCAGCGCTCAAGCCCGGCGGCGTGCTGGCGGTCTGGTCACAGGGACCCGACAGCGGTTTTACCCGCAGGCTCAGGCAGGCAGGCTTCGCGGTCGAGGAAGTCAAGGTCCGCGCCAATGGCAAGCGCGGCGCGCGCCACGTCATCTGGATCGCGACCAGCGGACCCCGGCCTGCGGCAACCGGCGCGAAGCTGTAG
- a CDS encoding esterase-like activity of phytase family protein: MIFSRGGFRQTLFAATALFVAGIALSPCIAAGPVSVDPIEISARTITRFHIGRDDKQFGPLEFVGGLEMTSPSRDFGALSAFRFLKPGSDFIGVADTGFWFFGTVTHDAEKRPSGIQNFRMQEMADEAGHLIDEKWDVDAEGLAVKDGIATVGFERNPRVAQFSIAPEEMKPPFRQLDFLVPAWELRRNRGFETVTHASPNGQHEGGLVVVSEKSLDKAGNIYAAAIEGPHKGVFTVKRNGDFDITDGAFLPDGDLLLLERSFSMARGVKMRLRRIYGESVEKGAVADGPVLLEADMGYQIDSMEGLDVWTRDDGAVMVSLVSDDNHSMLQRNLYLEFVLHED; encoded by the coding sequence ATGATTTTTTCGCGGGGCGGCTTTCGGCAGACGCTTTTCGCCGCCACAGCGCTTTTCGTTGCCGGCATCGCCTTGTCGCCTTGCATCGCGGCCGGCCCGGTTTCGGTCGACCCGATCGAAATCTCGGCACGGACCATAACTCGGTTTCACATCGGTCGTGACGACAAGCAGTTTGGCCCGCTCGAATTCGTCGGTGGGCTGGAAATGACCTCACCGTCACGCGATTTCGGCGCGCTGTCGGCGTTTCGCTTTCTCAAGCCCGGCAGTGATTTCATCGGCGTCGCCGATACCGGTTTCTGGTTCTTCGGCACCGTTACCCACGATGCCGAAAAGCGCCCGTCGGGCATCCAGAATTTCCGTATGCAGGAAATGGCCGACGAGGCGGGCCATCTGATCGACGAGAAATGGGATGTCGACGCCGAAGGGCTTGCGGTCAAGGACGGCATTGCCACGGTCGGCTTCGAGCGCAACCCCCGTGTCGCCCAGTTCAGCATTGCCCCGGAAGAGATGAAGCCGCCGTTCAGGCAACTTGACTTCCTGGTTCCTGCCTGGGAGCTCCGACGGAATCGCGGCTTTGAGACCGTCACTCATGCCAGTCCAAACGGCCAGCACGAAGGCGGGCTAGTCGTGGTGTCGGAGAAGAGCCTCGACAAGGCCGGCAACATCTATGCGGCTGCTATCGAAGGGCCGCATAAGGGCGTCTTCACCGTCAAGCGCAACGGTGATTTTGACATCACCGACGGCGCCTTCCTACCGGACGGCGACCTTCTGCTGTTGGAGCGCAGTTTTTCGATGGCCCGCGGTGTCAAGATGCGGCTGCGGCGCATCTATGGCGAAAGCGTCGAGAAGGGCGCCGTTGCCGACGGGCCGGTGCTGTTGGAAGCCGACATGGGCTACCAGATCGACAGTATGGAAGGGCTCGACGTCTGGACCCGCGACGACGGCGCTGTGATGGTATCGCTGGTCTCTGACGACAACCACTCGATGCTACAGCGCAATCTCTATCTGGAATTTGTGCTGCACGAGGATTGA
- the gloB gene encoding hydroxyacylglutathione hydrolase, translating into MPVEIEQFMCRSDNFGVLVHDPKSGQTAIIDAPEEAPILAAIERTGWTPTMILTTHHHVDHVEANLALKERFKLRIVGPEAEKAKIPGIDETVEQGSVIHLGDERIDVIATPGHTAGHVSYHLPGSKVAFTADTLFALGCGRLFECKPPVMYDSLKKLAALPAETVVYCGHEYTLSNARFALTVDPTNSALKERAAKIETLRADDKPTLPTTIGEELSTNPFLRWHDPAIRKHLGMEKASDAEVFAEIRKRKDNF; encoded by the coding sequence ATGCCGGTTGAAATCGAACAGTTCATGTGCCGCAGCGACAATTTCGGCGTGCTGGTGCATGACCCGAAAAGCGGCCAGACCGCGATCATCGACGCGCCCGAGGAGGCGCCGATCCTGGCCGCGATCGAGCGTACCGGCTGGACGCCGACGATGATCCTGACCACCCATCACCATGTCGACCATGTCGAGGCCAATCTGGCGCTGAAGGAGCGCTTCAAGCTGCGCATTGTCGGACCGGAAGCGGAAAAGGCAAAAATCCCCGGCATCGACGAAACCGTCGAGCAAGGTTCGGTCATCCACCTCGGCGACGAGAGGATCGACGTGATCGCCACGCCCGGCCACACGGCGGGCCATGTCTCCTATCATCTGCCGGGATCGAAAGTGGCGTTCACCGCCGACACGCTGTTCGCGCTCGGCTGCGGCCGGCTGTTCGAATGCAAGCCGCCGGTGATGTACGATTCGTTGAAAAAGCTCGCGGCACTTCCGGCCGAGACGGTCGTTTATTGCGGCCATGAATACACGCTTTCCAACGCCCGCTTCGCGCTGACCGTCGACCCCACCAATTCGGCGTTGAAGGAGCGCGCTGCGAAAATCGAGACGCTGCGCGCCGATGACAAGCCGACGCTGCCGACCACGATCGGCGAGGAACTGTCGACCAATCCGTTCCTGCGCTGGCACGATCCGGCAATCCGCAAGCATCTCGGCATGGAGAAGGCCTCCGACGCCGAAGTGTTCGCCGAAATTCGCAAACGCAAGGACAATTTCTGA
- a CDS encoding J domain-containing protein, translated as MGEMKPYPKYFEKIRIRPEKDAELKSRSPICQWDGCKEAGTHRAPVGRMKEGEYFQFCFDHVREYNKGFNYFSGVPDTEIARFQKEAMTGHRPTWKMGVNGASTRSSPDFAQQRSGRAGYYNRMRDPFDLFKGPKDPREARERKAKPLEAKALETLGLDTKATGKDIKARYKELVKRHHPDANGGDRGSEDRFRDVLQAYRVLKQAGLC; from the coding sequence ATGGGTGAGATGAAACCGTACCCCAAATATTTCGAGAAAATCCGCATCCGCCCGGAGAAGGATGCGGAGCTGAAGTCGCGCTCGCCGATCTGCCAGTGGGACGGTTGCAAGGAGGCCGGCACCCATCGCGCGCCGGTCGGACGCATGAAGGAGGGCGAGTATTTTCAGTTCTGCTTCGATCATGTGCGCGAGTACAACAAGGGCTTCAATTATTTCTCCGGTGTCCCCGATACCGAGATCGCCCGCTTTCAGAAGGAAGCGATGACCGGCCACCGGCCGACATGGAAGATGGGCGTCAACGGCGCCTCGACGCGCTCCTCGCCCGATTTCGCCCAGCAGCGTTCCGGCCGCGCCGGCTATTACAACCGCATGCGCGATCCGTTCGACCTGTTCAAAGGTCCGAAGGATCCGCGCGAAGCCCGCGAGCGCAAAGCCAAGCCGCTTGAGGCCAAGGCGCTGGAAACGCTTGGCCTTGATACAAAGGCGACTGGCAAGGACATCAAGGCGCGTTATAAGGAACTGGTGAAACGCCACCATCCCGATGCGAATGGCGGCGACAGAGGTTCGGAAGACCGGTTCCGCGATGTGCTCCAGGCCTATCGCGTGCTCAAGCAGGCAGGATTGTGCTGA
- the cobT gene encoding cobaltochelatase subunit CobT, translating into MAGPGDNTRNKSKTGSEADSFKRAVTVCMRAIAGDKDLEVGFAKDRPALAGSRARLPELPKKASKADIAITRGLGDSMALKRACHDTRIHTRLAPEGKQARAIYDAVEQARVEAIGSRAMQGVADNIGSMLEDKYARANLIDVKDKADAPIEEALALMVREKLTGRAVPKSGERLVDLWRPWVEEKASADLDGLSAKLDDQQAFARVVREMLASMEMAEELGDDQETEDSEDNDENQPQGEDQSEEGGEDDSGSEQSQSDDTEASSDDEQSAETEASDATADDLSDDDDADAETPGEARRNDNPFTNLSKEIDYKVFTTAFDETVGAEDLCEEEELDRLRAFLDKQLANLSGVVGRLANRLQRRLMAQQNRSWDFDLEEGYLDPARLVRVVIDPMQPLSFKQERDTKFRDTVVTLVLDNSGSMRGRPITVAATCADILARTLERCGVSVEILGFTTRAWKGGQAREKWLKEGKPPNPGRLNDLRHIIYKSADHPWRRARRNLGLMMREGLLKENIDGEALLWAHNRLIARPEQRKILMMISDGAPVDDSTLSVNPGNYLERHLRAVIELIETRSPVELLAIGIGHDVTRYYRRAVTIVDAEELAGAMTEQLASLFGEESARDARSGGGIRRAG; encoded by the coding sequence ATGGCGGGTCCGGGCGACAACACGCGCAACAAGTCGAAGACGGGTTCTGAAGCCGACAGCTTCAAGCGCGCCGTCACCGTCTGCATGCGCGCGATTGCCGGCGACAAAGACCTCGAAGTCGGTTTCGCCAAGGATCGGCCGGCGCTCGCCGGCAGCCGCGCCCGGCTCCCTGAACTGCCGAAAAAAGCCTCGAAGGCCGACATCGCTATCACCCGCGGGCTCGGCGATTCCATGGCGTTGAAGCGCGCCTGCCACGACACGCGCATCCACACCAGGCTGGCGCCGGAGGGCAAACAGGCCCGCGCCATCTACGATGCGGTCGAGCAGGCCCGCGTCGAGGCGATCGGCTCCCGGGCCATGCAAGGTGTGGCCGACAATATCGGCTCGATGCTCGAGGACAAATACGCCAGGGCCAACCTCATCGACGTCAAGGACAAGGCGGATGCGCCGATCGAGGAAGCGCTGGCCCTGATGGTCCGCGAAAAGCTGACCGGCCGCGCCGTCCCGAAGAGCGGCGAGCGGCTTGTCGACCTCTGGCGCCCTTGGGTCGAGGAGAAGGCAAGCGCCGATCTCGACGGGCTGTCGGCAAAGCTCGACGACCAGCAGGCCTTCGCCCGCGTCGTGCGCGAGATGCTGGCTTCCATGGAAATGGCCGAGGAACTCGGTGACGACCAGGAGACCGAAGACTCCGAAGACAATGATGAAAACCAGCCGCAAGGCGAGGACCAGAGCGAGGAGGGCGGCGAGGACGATTCCGGCTCCGAGCAGTCGCAGTCGGACGATACCGAGGCGTCGTCCGACGACGAGCAATCGGCCGAGACGGAGGCATCCGATGCCACCGCCGACGACCTGTCCGACGATGACGACGCCGATGCCGAGACACCCGGCGAGGCGCGCCGCAACGACAATCCCTTCACCAATCTGTCGAAGGAGATCGACTACAAGGTCTTCACCACCGCCTTCGACGAGACGGTGGGTGCGGAGGACCTGTGCGAAGAGGAAGAACTGGATCGGCTGCGCGCCTTCCTCGACAAGCAGCTTGCCAACCTGTCCGGCGTTGTCGGCCGGCTGGCCAACCGGCTGCAGCGCCGCCTGATGGCGCAGCAGAACCGCTCCTGGGATTTCGATCTCGAAGAGGGTTATCTCGATCCGGCACGGCTGGTGCGCGTCGTCATCGACCCGATGCAGCCGCTGTCCTTCAAGCAGGAACGTGACACCAAATTCCGCGACACGGTGGTGACGCTGGTGCTCGACAATTCGGGCTCGATGCGCGGCCGGCCGATCACGGTCGCCGCCACCTGCGCCGACATTCTGGCGCGCACGCTGGAACGCTGCGGCGTTTCGGTCGAGATCCTCGGCTTCACCACCCGCGCCTGGAAGGGCGGGCAGGCACGCGAGAAATGGCTGAAGGAAGGCAAGCCGCCGAATCCGGGCCGGCTCAACGATCTGCGCCACATCATCTACAAATCCGCCGACCATCCGTGGCGGCGGGCGCGCCGCAATCTCGGCCTGATGATGCGCGAGGGCCTGCTCAAGGAAAACATTGATGGCGAGGCGCTGCTGTGGGCGCACAACCGCCTGATCGCCCGGCCGGAGCAGCGCAAGATCCTGATGATGATCTCAGACGGCGCACCGGTCGACGATTCGACGCTGTCGGTCAATCCGGGCAACTATCTCGAACGGCATCTGCGCGCGGTGATCGAACTGATCGAGACGCGCTCGCCGGTCGAGCTTTTGGCCATCGGCATCGGCCACGACGTTACCCGCTACTATCGCCGCGCCGTCACCATCGTCGATGCCGAGGAACTGGCCGGCGCCATGACCGAGCAACTGGCCTCGCTGTTTGGCGAGGAAAGTGCGCGGGACGCGCGAAGCGGCGGCGGCATACGGCGCGCCGGATGA
- the cobS gene encoding cobaltochelatase subunit CobS, whose translation MNKVDRDIANLPDTTVPVKEKFGFESKMVVPAYSVTSEHVPDIDPDYLFDKNTTMAILAGFAYNRRVMVSGYHGTGKSTHIEQVAARLNWPMVRVNLDSHVSRIDLVGKDAIVVKEGLQITEFRDGILPWAYQHNVALCFDEYDAGRPDVMFVIQRVLESSGRLTLLDQSRVIRPHPAFRLFSTANTVGLGDTTGLYHGTQQINQAQMDRWSIVTTLNYLPHDNEVNIVLAKAKHYRDGKGKEIVNKMVRVADMTRSAFINGDLSTVMSPRTVITWAENAEIFGDIGMAFRLTFLNKCDELERSLVAEFYQRAFGQDLPESAANVVLG comes from the coding sequence ATGAACAAGGTCGATCGCGACATCGCCAACCTGCCCGACACCACCGTGCCGGTGAAGGAGAAATTTGGCTTCGAGTCCAAGATGGTGGTGCCGGCCTATTCGGTGACGAGCGAGCATGTGCCCGACATCGATCCCGACTACCTGTTCGACAAGAACACGACGATGGCGATCCTCGCCGGCTTTGCCTACAACCGCCGCGTCATGGTGTCGGGCTATCACGGCACCGGCAAGTCGACGCATATCGAGCAGGTCGCCGCCCGCCTCAACTGGCCTATGGTGCGCGTCAATCTCGACAGTCATGTCAGCCGCATCGACCTCGTCGGCAAAGACGCCATCGTCGTCAAGGAAGGGCTGCAGATCACCGAATTCCGCGACGGCATCCTGCCCTGGGCCTACCAGCACAATGTCGCGCTGTGCTTCGACGAGTACGATGCCGGCCGTCCGGACGTGATGTTCGTCATCCAGCGTGTGCTGGAATCGTCCGGCCGGCTGACGCTGCTCGACCAGAGCCGGGTCATCCGCCCGCATCCGGCATTCCGGCTGTTTTCGACCGCCAACACGGTCGGTCTCGGCGACACCACCGGCCTCTATCACGGCACGCAGCAGATCAACCAGGCGCAGATGGACCGCTGGTCGATCGTCACCACGCTGAACTATCTGCCGCACGACAATGAGGTGAATATCGTGCTGGCCAAGGCCAAGCACTATCGCGACGGCAAGGGCAAGGAGATCGTCAACAAGATGGTGCGTGTCGCCGACATGACGCGTTCCGCCTTCATCAATGGCGACCTGTCGACTGTCATGAGCCCGCGCACGGTCATCACCTGGGCCGAGAATGCCGAGATCTTCGGCGATATCGGCATGGCGTTCCGGCTGACCTTCCTCAACAAATGCGACGAACTGGAACGCTCGCTGGTCGCCGAGTTCTACCAGCGCGCCTTCGGCCAAGACCTGCCGGAATCCGCGGCGAACGTGGTGCTGGGGTAA
- the rpmB gene encoding 50S ribosomal protein L28, producing MSRTCELTAKAVMSGNNVSHANNKTKRRFLPNLVNVTLISEALNQNVRLRISANALRSVEHRGGLDAFLAKADAKELSQRARLLKKQIAKKLVEQPAA from the coding sequence ATGTCCCGCACCTGCGAACTCACTGCCAAGGCAGTCATGTCCGGCAACAATGTGAGCCACGCCAACAACAAGACCAAGCGTCGCTTCCTGCCGAATCTCGTCAATGTGACGCTGATCTCGGAAGCGCTGAACCAGAACGTGCGCCTGCGCATTTCGGCCAACGCGCTGCGTTCGGTCGAGCACCGCGGCGGCCTTGATGCGTTCCTGGCCAAGGCCGACGCCAAGGAGCTGTCGCAGCGCGCGCGCCTGCTGAAGAAGCAGATCGCCAAGAAGCTTGTCGAACAGCCGGCCGCTTAA
- a CDS encoding cupin domain-containing protein, giving the protein MTSSAEIIATLGLKPHPEGGWYAETFRDGAEGARGHSTAIYFLLEQEQVSAWHRVKDAAEVWHFYAGAPLALSMHRENGPVIEQVLGTALAAGERPQIVVPAGWWQSARSLGEWTLVGCTVAPGFDFAAFELAAPGWRPNPAGNPS; this is encoded by the coding sequence ATGACCAGTTCCGCCGAAATCATCGCAACGCTCGGCCTGAAACCGCATCCGGAAGGCGGCTGGTATGCCGAGACCTTCCGCGATGGCGCGGAGGGCGCGCGCGGCCATTCGACCGCGATCTATTTCCTTTTGGAGCAGGAGCAAGTGTCGGCCTGGCACCGCGTCAAGGACGCGGCCGAGGTCTGGCATTTCTATGCCGGCGCCCCGTTGGCACTGTCGATGCATCGGGAAAACGGGCCGGTGATCGAGCAGGTGCTCGGCACGGCATTGGCGGCGGGCGAGCGGCCGCAGATCGTCGTGCCGGCAGGCTGGTGGCAATCGGCACGCAGCCTGGGCGAGTGGACGCTGGTCGGCTGCACCGTGGCGCCAGGCTTCGATTTCGCCGCCTTCGAGTTGGCAGCACCGGGTTGGAGGCCTAACCCAGCAGGAAACCCATCGTGA
- a CDS encoding DUF3108 domain-containing protein, which translates to MLRSSHALLASLAVALPTATSAATQQSFKGEYTVSILGLSVAKATFSSSYEGDTYSIDGSVSSAGLATIFDDTRGTISSKGKISGKQLQPQAFRADYKSGEKASMIDIQFANGTVTATKVVPAPKKRNPKNWIPLGASHLASVLDPMAATVIHADSLDKVCGRTVKLYDGEMRANLTLTYDSKGSTSVRGYKGDTVTCRLGFEPVAGYRKNRKALTYLKDRSRIMVTFAPVGQTGVYAPIHATVGTKIGTLTVSAERFEATE; encoded by the coding sequence ATGCTTCGTTCGTCTCATGCTCTCCTTGCCTCGCTTGCCGTCGCGCTGCCGACGGCAACGTCTGCCGCCACGCAACAATCCTTCAAGGGCGAGTATACGGTGTCGATCCTCGGCCTCTCGGTGGCAAAGGCAACCTTTTCCAGCAGTTACGAAGGCGATACCTATTCGATCGACGGCAGCGTCTCCAGCGCCGGCCTCGCCACAATCTTCGACGACACACGTGGCACGATCTCGTCAAAAGGCAAGATTTCGGGCAAGCAATTGCAGCCGCAAGCGTTCCGCGCCGACTACAAGTCGGGCGAGAAGGCGTCGATGATCGATATCCAGTTCGCCAATGGCACTGTTACCGCGACGAAAGTCGTGCCTGCGCCGAAGAAGCGCAATCCCAAGAATTGGATACCGCTGGGCGCCAGCCATCTCGCGTCGGTGCTCGATCCGATGGCCGCCACCGTCATCCATGCCGATAGTCTCGACAAGGTCTGCGGGCGCACGGTGAAACTCTATGATGGCGAGATGCGCGCCAATCTGACGCTGACCTACGATTCGAAAGGCTCGACCTCGGTGCGCGGCTACAAGGGCGATACCGTCACCTGCAGGCTGGGCTTTGAGCCGGTGGCGGGTTACCGCAAGAACCGCAAAGCTTTGACGTACCTGAAGGATCGCAGCCGCATCATGGTGACGTTTGCACCGGTTGGCCAAACCGGCGTATATGCGCCGATCCACGCCACGGTCGGTACGAAAATCGGCACCCTCACCGTCAGCGCGGAGCGGTTCGAAGCGACAGAATAG
- the yddG gene encoding aromatic amino acid exporter YddG → MGRATLIGFSAVAMWALLALLTDASGEVPPFLLSAITFTIGTGVGLVARLFMPAAATRQKIPPQVWVIGIAGLFGYHFFYFTALRNAPAVEASLIAYLWPLLIVLGSALMPGERLAWNHVVGALLGLAGTFLIVTKGGGLAFDARYAFGYAMAGVCAVLWSSYSLLSRRFPSVPTSIVTWFCAATAALSLVCHLMLEQTVLPVGAGQWLAVLGLGLMPVGAAFYAWDVGVKRGNIQVLGAASYAAPLLSTLVLISAGFAEPSLRILAACVLITGGAALAAKSLFLRKQATSEAEA, encoded by the coding sequence ATGGGGCGCGCTACACTGATCGGCTTCTCGGCGGTCGCCATGTGGGCGCTGCTGGCGCTGCTTACGGACGCTTCCGGCGAGGTGCCGCCGTTCCTGCTTTCAGCGATCACCTTCACGATCGGCACCGGCGTCGGGCTCGTCGCGCGGCTGTTCATGCCGGCCGCCGCCACCCGGCAGAAGATACCGCCGCAAGTGTGGGTGATCGGCATTGCCGGCCTGTTCGGCTATCACTTCTTCTACTTCACTGCGCTGCGCAACGCGCCGGCGGTGGAGGCAAGCCTCATCGCCTATCTTTGGCCGCTGCTGATCGTGCTCGGATCCGCGCTGATGCCGGGCGAGCGGCTGGCCTGGAACCATGTCGTCGGCGCGCTGCTCGGCCTTGCCGGCACTTTCCTGATCGTCACCAAGGGCGGCGGGCTTGCCTTCGACGCACGCTATGCCTTCGGCTATGCGATGGCCGGCGTCTGCGCCGTGCTGTGGTCGTCCTATTCGCTGTTGTCGCGGCGCTTCCCGTCGGTGCCGACCAGCATCGTCACATGGTTCTGTGCGGCTACGGCAGCGCTTTCCCTTGTCTGCCATCTCATGCTGGAACAGACGGTGCTGCCTGTCGGTGCCGGCCAGTGGCTGGCCGTGCTCGGCCTCGGCCTGATGCCGGTGGGTGCGGCCTTCTACGCCTGGGATGTCGGCGTCAAGCGCGGCAACATCCAGGTGCTGGGCGCGGCGAGCTATGCCGCCCCGCTGCTGTCGACGCTGGTGCTGATATCGGCCGGTTTCGCCGAGCCGTCCCTGCGCATCCTCGCCGCCTGCGTGCTGATCACCGGCGGGGCAGCGCTTGCGGCGAAATCGCTGTTCTTGCGCAAGCAGGCAACGAGCGAGGCCGAGGCATGA
- a CDS encoding queuosine precursor transporter encodes MSFFSRYLPFVAAMALVVVASNILVQFPLQGAIGGLSLADILTWGAFTYPFSFLVTDLANRRYGPAVARRIVFVGFTAAVICSVVIPPLLFRYGLIEFETAADRLVRIAAASGTAFLIAQLLDVTVFNRLRRQSWWRAPIVGTLVGSVFDTAVFFTVAFSAAFAFAGPNDGFALETAPLMGVLSLETMRWVSWALGDLGVKLIIAVVALIPYRLLAARWSQPALAA; translated from the coding sequence ATGAGTTTTTTCTCCCGATATCTGCCCTTTGTTGCGGCCATGGCGCTTGTCGTGGTGGCGTCGAACATCCTCGTGCAGTTCCCGCTGCAAGGTGCGATCGGCGGCTTGTCGCTGGCCGACATTCTGACCTGGGGCGCCTTCACCTATCCGTTCTCCTTCCTGGTCACCGACCTTGCCAACCGCCGCTACGGCCCGGCCGTGGCGCGCCGGATCGTGTTTGTCGGCTTCACGGCGGCGGTGATCTGCTCGGTCGTCATCCCGCCCTTGCTGTTCCGCTACGGCCTGATCGAATTCGAAACGGCCGCCGACCGGCTGGTGCGCATTGCGGCGGCTTCCGGCACCGCGTTCCTGATCGCGCAACTGCTCGACGTGACCGTGTTCAACCGGCTGCGCCGGCAGAGCTGGTGGCGGGCGCCGATCGTCGGCACGCTGGTCGGCTCGGTGTTCGACACCGCCGTGTTCTTCACCGTCGCTTTTTCGGCGGCCTTCGCCTTCGCTGGCCCGAACGATGGCTTCGCGCTCGAAACCGCGCCGCTGATGGGCGTGCTGTCGCTCGAGACCATGCGCTGGGTGTCATGGGCACTCGGCGACCTCGGCGTGAAGCTGATCATCGCCGTGGTGGCGCTGATCCCCTACCGGCTGCTTGCCGCCCGCTGGAGCCAGCCGGCACTGGCGGCATAG
- a CDS encoding lysoplasmalogenase, translating to MMPFPGGIDANANATLLFSLAAAVIYAFTIDMPPKLARSAVKTLAVAMLGVLASLQGGPWLLVAALTLSAIGDALLSREGEKAFLGGLASFLVAHGLYIALFLRFGDGIGLLSAEPWRAAIAMAMAVFALAMLFALWRRVGPALRLPVSVYIAAILAMAISALTLSNFWIIGGAALFMASDGLLASEKFLLSAISPHRVWTRYAVWMLYYAAQLAITMGFLLG from the coding sequence ATGATGCCGTTTCCCGGCGGCATCGACGCCAACGCCAATGCGACGCTGCTGTTTTCGCTGGCGGCGGCGGTGATCTACGCCTTCACCATCGACATGCCGCCGAAGCTTGCGCGTTCTGCGGTCAAGACACTGGCCGTGGCAATGCTTGGCGTGCTGGCATCGCTGCAGGGCGGTCCGTGGCTGCTCGTCGCGGCGCTGACGCTCAGCGCCATCGGCGACGCGTTGCTGTCACGCGAGGGTGAAAAGGCTTTTCTCGGCGGGCTGGCCAGTTTTCTCGTTGCGCATGGGCTTTACATCGCGCTGTTCCTGCGCTTCGGCGACGGGATCGGGCTGCTGTCGGCCGAGCCGTGGCGCGCGGCGATTGCCATGGCAATGGCCGTGTTCGCGCTCGCCATGCTTTTTGCGCTCTGGCGCCGTGTCGGCCCCGCCTTGCGCCTTCCGGTCAGCGTCTATATCGCGGCAATCCTCGCCATGGCGATTTCAGCCCTCACCCTGAGCAATTTCTGGATCATCGGCGGCGCCGCGCTGTTCATGGCGTCCGACGGGCTGCTCGCCTCGGAAAAGTTCCTGCTAAGCGCCATCTCGCCGCACCGCGTCTGGACGCGCTATGCGGTCTGGATGCTGTATTACGCCGCCCAGCTGGCGATCACGATGGGTTTCCTGCTGGGTTAG